One genomic window of Metopolophium dirhodum isolate CAU chromosome 4, ASM1992520v1, whole genome shotgun sequence includes the following:
- the LOC132943015 gene encoding LOW QUALITY PROTEIN: gastrula zinc finger protein XlCGF71.1-like (The sequence of the model RefSeq protein was modified relative to this genomic sequence to represent the inferred CDS: deleted 1 base in 1 codon), whose amino-acid sequence MRSQTGKKPFPCKAHLNFSWLMSNLNVHMSSRTGEKPYTCEVCSKSFTLNQQLITHMRSHTGEKPFSCEVCLKPFSTNGNLKIHMRSHTGEKPFSCDVCLKTFTLNQQLITHKRSHTGEKPFSCEVCLKCFSTNGNLKVHMRSHTGEKPFSCEVCLKSFTLNQQLITHMKSHTGEKSFSCEVCLKSFPVNGSLIKHMRVHAEKKPFCDPCKKCFPQNGQLVNHTRIQEDPRMLEDNANCMMSTYKKSFNLNSNIY is encoded by the exons ATGAGGTCTCAAACTGGAAAGAAGCCATTTCCATGTAAGGcccatttaaatttttcatggTTGATgtcaaatttaaatgtacacaTGAGTTCTCGCACAGGAGAGAAACCATATACATGTGAGGTCTGCTCAAAATCATTTACTTTAAACCAGCAACTCATTACTCACATGAGGTCTCACACGGGAGAGAAGCCTTTTTCATGTGAGGTTTGTTTAAAACCTTTCTCTACAAAtggcaatttaaaaatacacatgAGATCTCATACAGGAGAGAAACCATTTTCATGTGATGTCTGCTTAAAAACGTTTACTCTAAATCAGCAACTAATTACTCACAAAAGGTCTCACACTGGAGAGAAGCCATTTTCTTGTGAGGTCTGTTTAAAATGTTTCTCTACAAATGGCAATTTGAAAGTACACATGAGGTCTCACACAGGAGAA AAACCGTTTTCATGTGAGGTCTGTCTAAAATCATTTACTCTAAACCAGCAACTAATTACACACATGAAGTCGCATACGGGAGAGAAGTCATTCTCATGTGAGGTATGTCTAAAATCATTTCCTGTTAACGGTTCATTAATCAAACACATGAGAGTCCATGCAGAGAAGAAGCCATTTTGTGATccatgtaaaaaatgttttccccAAAATGGTCAGCTTGTAAATCACACAAGAATTCAGGAGGATCCAAGGATGCTTGAGGATAATGCTAATTGTATGATGTCAACTTACAAAAAGTCCTTTAATTTaaacagtaatatttattaa
- the LOC132943036 gene encoding uncharacterized protein LOC132943036: MQFQVSFALLAMVVCFAAAETKTPTSAQSADASRSKRTVVVPLAASPYVAAPYAAVSPYLAAPYAAASPYVAASPYLSARYAATPYAAAAAPYAAVASPYVSAYSTYSTYPYVAKTLASPYTATYYP; this comes from the exons ATGCAATTCCAA GTATCATTCGCTCTACTCGCCATGGTCGTGTGCTTCGCCGCCGCCGAAACAAAGACGCCGACATCGGCTCAATCTGCAGACGCCAGCCGGAGCAAACGGACAGTGGTCGTCCCACTGGCCGCCTCACCTTACGTGGCCGCACCATACGCTGCCGTCTCACCTTACTTGGCCGCACCATACGCCGCGGCTTCGCCTTACGTGGCCGCCTCACCTTACTTGTCCGCAAGGTACGCAGCCACCCcttacgccgccgccgccgccccaTATGCTGCAGTAGCTTCTCCATACGTCTCTGCTTACTCCACTTACTCTACCTACCCGTACGTTGCCAAGACCTTGGCTTCCCCGTACACAGCTACTTACTACCCATGA